In Desulfuromonadales bacterium, the genomic stretch GAGCTGGCGGCCGGCTACCGGGAGCTGGCCGGGGCACTGACCCGGTCCGGGGCCGGGGCGTCCGAGGTCCGGTTCGACACCGAGGTCGAGCGCCTCCCCGCCGACCGGGCAGTGGCGCTGCTCGGCTGGGAGAACCGCTTCCGGGCAGAGGCGCTGGCGGCGCTGAGCGGCCAGGAGGTCGCTCTGGATGCTGGCGGGATCCGTCTCGGCCGGACCGAGCTGCCGCGGGCCGGGCACACGGTGGTCCTCACCGCCCGCCACCCGCAGAACCCCGAGCAGGCCCTCGCCTGGATCGCCGCCGATCCCGCCGGCGCCCTGCCGGGGCTGGCCCGCAAGCTCCCGCACTACCACAAGTACAGCTACCTCGGCTTCGCGGGGGAGGAGCCGGCCAATGTCGCCAAGGGGCGCTGGCCCGTCCTCGCCTCGCCGCTGACCGTCTTCCTCCCCGGCCCGGACGGCAAGCCGGCGAGGGCGGAGCTGGGGAAGCTGGCGCGGCGGCTGCCCCTGGCCGAGTTGCCGCCGGTCTTTTCCGAGGCGCGGATGCTCTCCGACGCGCGCTATCTTGCCTCTGCCGAGCTGGCCGGGCGGGGCTTTGGCGAGCCGGGAGCGGAACGGGCCGCGGAGCACATTGCCGAGCAGTTCCGCCAGAGCGGACTGGAACCGGCCGGCGACGTGCCGGGAAGCTACTTCCAGCAGTGGGAGGCGAAGGGCGGCGATCCGGAGCGCTCCGTGCGCCTGCGCAACGTCGTCGGCGTCCTCCCCGGCAGCGAACCGAAGCTGGCGGGACAGAGCGTGGTCGTCGGGGCGCACTACGACCATCTCGGCCGCGGCTGGCCGGGGGGGCGGCGGGAGGATCTGGGGCAGGTCCACTTCGGCGCCGACGACAACGCCAGCGGCGTGGCGGTGCTGCTGGAGCTGGCAAGGGTCCTGGCGCCGGGCCCGCCGCCCGAACGCAGCATCGTTTTTGCCGCCTTCGCCGGCGAGGAGGCGGGCCGCCTGGGCAGCCGGCATTACGTGACGGCGATGAAAAGGTTTCCGGCCGCCAAGGCCATCGGCATGCTCAACCTCGACACCGTCGGGCGGCTGGGCAAGGGGAAGCTCTTCGTTCTCGGCGGCGCCTCCGCCATGGAATGGCCGCACATCTTCCGCGGGGCGGGGTTTCTGACCGGGGTGGAGATCGAGATGGCCGTCATGGAGATCGCCGCCAGCGACCAGGCGAGCTTCCACGAGGCGGGAGTGCCGGCGGTGCAGCTCTTTTCCGGCCCCCACCTCGACTACCACCGGCCGACCGATACGGCGGAAAAGCTCGACCCGGCCGGACTGGCCCGGGTCGCCGCCGTGGCGAAGGAGGCGGTCGAGTACCTCGCCGGCCGCCCGGAGCCCCTGACCTCGGCCCTGGCAGGGGGAAGCGCTTCTGCCGCTCCGCGCGCTCCCGGTGCCCGCAAAGTCAGCTTCGGCATCGTCCCCGACTTCGCCTTCAAGGGGGAGGGGGTGCGCCTTGCCGGCACCGCTCCCGGTTCCCCGGCGGCGAAGGCCGGCCTGCGCGAGGGGGACGTCCTCGTCCGCCTGGGAGGCGATGTGGTCGTCGATCTGCGCGGCTTCTCCGGGATACTCGAACGGCTTGCACCCGGGCAAAAGGTGGAGGCGGTCTATCGACGGGACGGGGAGGAAAGGCGGGTCGAGGTGGAGCTGGAGGCGAGGTAGGCTGCATGTTTTTGATGAAATCCAGCCCGGTGTTCTGATGCCAATTCCTCCATTTGAGACAAGACAAGGGTTTACCGGTTTTGCCTATCCCGTCGCCCTCGGTGACCTGCCGGCCGCTCGCCTGGCCTTCGCTTTCATCCCGGTCATGGCGGGGGGCTGGCAGATCGGCCGACCCATGGTTTGGATCTTCAACATCTTCGGATTGTTGGACCTGCTCGTCTGATTGCCTGCTTCCCGGGTGCCCAAAACATAATAATCTATCCATGGCAAGACAAGATAATCTAGTATTTACAACACTCAATAATCTACTTATGATAAGACAAAATAATCTAGCAGTTATTGAGGTATGAATGTGGTAGCGACTCCTGCGCAGCGCAAACTTGCCGATGCACTCAACGTCCTTAAAAAATTGCAGGATGGCGGAAAAACCGCGATTAAATCGAGCGACCTGACTCGGGTTCAGCGGGAAAGTCTTGTCAGCAATGGGTTCCTGCGACTGATCGTCAAGGGGTGGTA encodes the following:
- a CDS encoding M20/M25/M40 family metallo-hydrolase, with the protein product ELAAGYRELAGALTRSGAGASEVRFDTEVERLPADRAVALLGWENRFRAEALAALSGQEVALDAGGIRLGRTELPRAGHTVVLTARHPQNPEQALAWIAADPAGALPGLARKLPHYHKYSYLGFAGEEPANVAKGRWPVLASPLTVFLPGPDGKPARAELGKLARRLPLAELPPVFSEARMLSDARYLASAELAGRGFGEPGAERAAEHIAEQFRQSGLEPAGDVPGSYFQQWEAKGGDPERSVRLRNVVGVLPGSEPKLAGQSVVVGAHYDHLGRGWPGGRREDLGQVHFGADDNASGVAVLLELARVLAPGPPPERSIVFAAFAGEEAGRLGSRHYVTAMKRFPAAKAIGMLNLDTVGRLGKGKLFVLGGASAMEWPHIFRGAGFLTGVEIEMAVMEIAASDQASFHEAGVPAVQLFSGPHLDYHRPTDTAEKLDPAGLARVAAVAKEAVEYLAGRPEPLTSALAGGSASAAPRAPGARKVSFGIVPDFAFKGEGVRLAGTAPGSPAAKAGLREGDVLVRLGGDVVVDLRGFSGILERLAPGQKVEAVYRRDGEERRVEVELEAR